CTGATTCATTGTCCGCAATGTGTCGCCAGTAAACACGTCAATTGTATCGCACAGCGCACTGTTCATAATAAAAGGAGGAACGTTGCCCTGAATACCGATATTGAAATATACTTCAAGGTCATCGAGCCAGCTTACTTCATCGGCAGTGCCGTAAGGTCCGTTAAACGCATAGCCTGATGTATCAAAACGGCCAACCTGAAAATAGTCCACGCCATTTCCCTGGTTCACACCCACTGTGGCCGGCACACCGCCAAAACCATTCACCCCTGCCGATGCATCACCTGTTGTCCATTCCATATCGCCGTAGCAGAAGCCTACATTGTTTCCCGGAGGTAAGATGCTGTCTAATCCATTTGTGATGATAAGCTGAAAGCTGTTTCGCTTATCTGAATGGATGTTAAAATATCCCACACTATCCCATTTTATAACCATATAAGTGGGAGTAATTTTATAATACACCAAACCACTTAAGCTGTCGCGGGTATCCACATCGGCCCAAAACGGGGCAATCATTCCTACACTGGTTGTAGGGAATGAGTCTGCAGTGAAATTGAAGTATGTAGTATCAAAGGAAATATTTCCATTGTTATTTATAAATACAGCATTTTTGGGTGTGCCGAAGTAATTAAAACTAAATGGCAACGATATACCCGGTGAGGAAAAATCATCGTTACGGTAATCGGGCGGGAAGGAGCCTTGGAAAGGCACCACAAAAAATGTCGAATCCAGAGGAATCATGCAGTTACACACGTTACTGCTTTGCAGCTGCACGGGAGGGTTTGAATACCTGGTGTGGGCTGCTTGTGTTGAAGTTGCGTTAAATACGTAACGGGTGTTTGGTTGCAGCTGCCCGGCAAGTTTCAGTTGCGCATAGGTCTCTGGAGTAATTGTAATAGACTGTGAAACGGCAGCTATTGAAAATGTCAGGAAGAAAAGTAGAAATAGCTTTTTCATAATTTCCGGTTTAGGAAAGAGGTAATCCTAAATATCAAGTCGTAAAAATGATTGTGGGTTGCCTGTGAAACGAAGTTCGGGGAAAGATTTTTCTTGAAGTGATTATGAAGATTAACTGAGGAATTTCTTTCGGATCTCCGGCGTAGGCACCATGCACGCCTCGCGTTTTCCCCACCATTTATAGCGGTTCCGGCCAACCCAGTCATACACGGCATCGCGCAGGAAAGGCGGAACAATAATAAACACAAACAGCAGTGGCCAGGCTCCGCTCATGCGCCGTGCAATGCGCAGCGCGGCAGAGGAACGCTGATAGATTTTGTCGTTTTCTATCAATGCCACACTGTCTAAATTTTCGGCTTTTATGCCAAAGGGCTCAAGCAGTTTAACGGCAATTTCCGATTGCAGCGGAGCCACGCGGAAACGGTCTTTCGGGTCGTGTGTAATGATGCGGTTTACCCCGGCATTGCAAAAGTTGCAAACGCCGTCAAACAGCACAATGTATTTGCCTTCGTGGCTCATGGTCGCACGGCGCAGGAATACGGGTCAACGGCTACTTCTATTTTGCTGCCCGGAATTACGCGCCAGTCGCCGAAGCGGATAAATACCACGTTGCCGTTTCGTCCGCCGCAGTTTGTGCTGTGGTGCGGTGCCGGCCCGCCCGAAGCCACGTTGCGGTTGGCCACAAAGCAAATTCCTTTCGCATCATCAACGGCCACGCCGTGTGGCTGAAAGCCGGAGTTAAGGCTGGCTTCCACCGTGTTGGTATTCGTATTAATCACATACACCGAGCCTCGGTTGCCGGGGTAAGTGGCCGTATCTTCCATGCAGGTAATAAACAGGTAAGGCGAGTTTCGTGAAATGGCCAGTTCCTGCGGATACACACCAACCGGAACCGTGGCAATCAGCTGCATGGTGGCGGCATCGAGCACGCGTATTTTGTTTGAATGCTGGCTGGTTATATAGAGCTTCGTTCCGTCGGGCGAAAAAATCATGTCGTGCGGATTCTCGCTGTTGGTGTTCAGCGGTTGTGTGGTGCCATCTATCACCACCTTGTCAGGCGAAGTGGTAAACTGCGGATCGCTGATGTCGAATTTATAAATGTAATTGCCCTGGTTGCAGGTTACGTACAGCGTATCGCCGTTTGGATGTATGGCCGAGCCGTGCGGCTGCACCAGCAGGCCCGAACCCTGAAACATCAGCTCAAACTGCATGGTGTTCAGGTTTACCTGTGCAATGCGTCCGTTCGGGTTCCAGTCCACCACGTAGGCGCGCTGTCCGTCGGGCGTAATTGAAAACGTATTCCAGCTTCCGTAGGCAATGTTTGAATTCGGCCCAAGCAAAATACGCCCCACAAACGCATCGTCTGAACAGCGGTACTTTTCAATGTAACGCCCGTTCGAAAACACCACGTACCAGAACTGTCCGTCGGGCGAAATTTTTACGTTGTGCGGCGATTCAATTACACCCTCAGCGCCCACTTTTATCTTGCGCATCTGCACGCCTGTTTGCTGATCAAACACCGTCACTACATCACAACCCTGATTGGTCACGTAATATTTTGCCCGGTTCGGATTATCACTGAATGCCACGTAACCGTTGGCATCGGGCGCACCGGCATCAATCCAGTTACGCAGACGAATTACCTCTTCGCGGCTCAGCGGTTCGTCCTGCAAAGGCATCGTAGGCTCGGCAAATACGCCCAAATCTTCGAAATGATTGGTAAACAAAAACAGCGTGCTGTATTCGTGCGCATACGGAATCACCACCGCACCGTTCCTGTCGCCCCGCATCAGCGAAGTCCACGAACTCAGGTCAAGCCCCGCTGCAGCCCCCGCACTCTGTGCATTGTGGCAGCCCGAAACGGCACATTTGGTAATCAGAATTTTGGCTATTTCTACCGGATATCCGCGCTCCGTTAAATCGGCCGGCATGTCGCGGCGGCAGCCGCTTACAAACATTCCCGCTGCTATTCCCGCACTTCCCAGCAGCATCAAAAAACGTTGTGCACGCATACTTTTTGCTTTACCGTAAAGTTAAGGTTTTTTAGACGGGAAGCGAAAGCATGAAACCCGTGTTGAGGTTAAAAAAGGAATTACAAAAAAACAGGCTGTTTCCGTGTGTCGGAAACAGCCTGCGAGGACTCGATGATTTTACATCTTCTCCAGCTTCATCACCACCGTTTGCCCCGGAAAACCAACGGCATTGGTAGTGGTAAACTCCATCACACTCTTCTTCCTTTCCTTCACTTCATACACGCCGCTGAAATTCTGGCACTGAATAATGTTTTCTTCCGCCTCGTGACCGCCGCCGTGTGTGTCTTCAATGCTGCTCTGGTTCGAAAGCTCAAACTTTTTGGCTTTTTCCCTGAACTGCCAGATGAAATGTGCATGGTAGCTGTGGTTGGTCCAGTCGCCTTTGCATGACGCGCCACCGTAAATATCGCAGTCTTCAAACGTAAGTGTGGGCAAATGATCCTGCGCCACACCATCAACGGTGAGTGTGGTTACTTTCCATGTAGCGCCGCTCAACCGGTCAGATGCCTGTTTGGTTTTGTTGCAGGCGCCCAGCACAAGCAGCAGGCAGATGGTGATTGAAGCAAAAATGGTGTTCTTTTTCATGGTGTGTATCGGTTATTGAGGTTATTGAATAATTGTCTGGAAGGTTACATCCACATCCGTATCGCCGGTAGCCACGTTGCCGTTTTTAATGCCGGGCTGATGCTTGAGAATGACTTGCGTAGTACCTGTGGAGGCTGCACCGGTGCGGAATTTATTCTGCAAACCGATGGGCAGCGGGGGCGTATTGGTATCACTGTCGAGGTAAGTGTGTGTAACGCCGGCGCCGGTAAAGCTGAAGAAGAACTGGTGGTCGTTGGCTTCTTCAAGTACTTCGTTTGAAATGGTATCCACCGGACTGGCAAGTGTATTCAACAACACCACATCAACCAGATACGTTTTGGAAGGCTGCAAACGAAGCGTATCCCAGCGCGAGGGAACACCGCTGCCGTCGCCGTCTGGATCGAGAAAAACTACTGTATCCACCGCATTGCCCGTAGCCGAATCGGTGACCACAAGTTGCAGACTGGTAATAATTTCCTGCTCATTCACCACGGGCGGCGGCACAGTTACCTGATCGTCGTCTTTTTTGCAGGCGGTGAAAATTGAAGTTGCGGCTACAGCCACAATGAAGTATTTTTTGAATTGCGTGTTCATACTATTTTAATGCTGATTGTTTGAATTGTTTGAGGGCCTGAAATTAAATGGTATTTGTACATACAGCCTGATGTTACGGCCCATATCATCGGCATAGTAACGGAAACGGTTCAGGTAATCGCGGTAGGTTTCGTTCAGTAAATTGGTTACTGTAATTCCCGCGTTTATCTGCTGTCCGTTTGCCCACACAAAACTGGCACCGGCCTGCATGCGTACTAAGGTATATGCACCCGGTGGCGCAACAAAATCGCTGTTTTGTGGTACTCTGAATTGTTTGTTCACATATTGCACTCCGGCACCGGCATAGGCATTGCGGATGCGCTTTTTGTCTTTCCAGTCGTACTGCAAACCAAGTTCAAAACGATCGGCAGGCATAAGAATGAGCCAGTCGTTAAGATCATGGTTCCATGCGCGGAGTATGGATGCTTTACCTGTGGCCGAAATGCCCCGGGAAAGTGTACGCCGCACTGAAAAGTCAGCACCGCGCAGCGTTACATTGGCCTGCGAAAAACGGAAGGTGGGAAATGCACCCTGAATACTCACCGTGGGCGGCATTACCGGCCGGGCAAAAATGAAACCGGCAATGTAGTTGTAATACACACTCACTTCGGCATCCATTACTTCGTGTTCGTGCCAGTTAAACGCTGCGGTGGCATTGTAGGCCGTTTCGGGCGTGAGGTTGCGGTCGCCAATTTCTACCGATGCAGCGCCGTGGTGCAGGCCATCGCTGTAAAGCTCGTTTACCGAAGGCGAGCGCCAGGCCGTGCCGGCATTAATAAGCAACATTGCTTTTTCGCTGAAACGGAAGGTGGCACCCAAAATGGCCGTGGCGTTGGCAAAGGTGTGAACCGGCGTTATCACCACGTTGTTTTCCCATTTAAACACTTCCAGCTTCCGGTACTCGGCGCGCACACCGGCTTCGAGTGTAAGCAGCGAGTCGCCATGCCAGCGTTCGGTGGCCCACACGGCAGCGGTGCGGTTCCGGAAATTGGGAATGAAAAACCGCCCGGCATAGGTGTTTGCCTGATGCTGCGCTGTAACGCCAAACGCGCCTGTAAACCGCCCCACTGCTTTATGCTCGGCCAGCACTTCGGCAAAATGCGAAGTGATTTCGTAGCTCAGGTCGGGGCGGTTGAGTGCTGCCAGCGAATCGTTTCGCGGCCGGTGCTTGTCGTACTCTAAGCGCTTGTTGTACTGCCGCGCATACACGGCTTCCAGCGTCCACACATCACTTAAATGGTAATGCAGTTTTGCTTTGGCCAGTTCATGTTCCACCTGCTGAAACGGCCGGCCAATGGTGTAGCTGAACGAATCGGGAGCAAGCGGGCGCACGCTGTTAAACGCGGTGTACAAATCGGTAATGTTGCCGATGTGCGAGCCGGAGAAGATGCCAATTTTGGTGTTGAACTGGCTGTAATACACTTCGGCTTCCATGCGCTCGCGGTGCCAGCCGGCGGCGGCCGAGAAATTGGCTTCGCTTACTCCGGTGTTCCACAGGCGGTAGTTGGGCGTATTTACATTTCCGCCCCGGCGCAGCGTACCCTGCACACGCCAGCTCAGCGAAGGCAAACGGGCAAAGTTCTGTTCAACCATAAGCGAAGCATTCCCTTCGCGGTTGTTGCTGAAACCGGCCAGATGCATTTCACCGCCAAGTCCGGCGCTGTCGCGCAGGGCACCGGGTTCTACCAGTACCACGCCGCCCAGTGCATCGCTGCCGTAGCGCATACTGCCGGCGCCTTTTATAACCGTAATGCGCTTTGCGGTAAACGGATCTATTTCGGGCGCATGCTCAAGCCCCCATTGCTGGCCTTCCTGCCGCACACCGTTGTTCAGTATCAGAATACGGTTGCTGTGCAGGCCGTGAATCATGGGTTTGGCAATGTTTGAGCCGGTTTGCAGCGCAGTAACACCGGTTATGGCTGTAAGCGCCTCGCCCAGCGATTTGCCGCGCACCTGATCGAGTGTGCGGCCGCTGAGTTCTTCGCGGGGCTGACTGATGCCTGTGGCCGGAGCCTGCTCGCTTATTACCACTGTGGGGCCGGTGTGCTCGTGGTGCGGAAGCCCGAAGTCGAGCACTGTGTTTTCGGTAAGCGAAAACGTTTTGCGCATCATTTCGCAGTTCAGGTGCGAGCATTCGGCCGTGTACTCGCCACTGCAAAGTGCACGGAAACCGTAACGGCCCTTTTCATCGGCATAGGTCGCAGTAACGGCGCCCGAGCCCAGATGCCGGAGCCGTATAAATGCATACGGCAGCACCTCGCTCCGCCCCGAATCGCGCACCACGCCCGAAAGCGATAAACTGCATCCGGCCAATGCCTGTTGTGCCTGCAGCGGCAAATACAGCATTGCACCGAACATCAGTAAAATGAATGTTCGCATGAGTATTAACTGAATAGATCACACGTTGCATTGTGTAAAATGCAACAACCGGAAAAGCGGTGTTAACCTATCAGCTGCGGCGGGCCGCGCAGAAAAAGAAAAGAGGGTTCGGAAAGGAAAACCGGACTTACTACCAGTGCCGCGTGCGCATAGCTGTGTGCGGCAATTACCGGTCTGAAAATAAACTCATGTGCTGCACACGATTCGCCTTCAAGCTGCTCAAATGTACAATGCACGTGTGCGTGGCCGATTGTAGTTCCGGCTTTGCTAACGGCTGTAATCTCGTGCTCGGTATCGTTGTGCGGAAATAACTCGTGAATGAGTTCCTGCGGAAGCAAATGCACGGCAAACAGCAGCATGGCCACCCATGCTCCCTGCTTTTTTACAAACTGCCGTGTACGTTGCAACATGTCGCAAAGTTATACAATAATATCAGGGTGGTAATTAAAGTAATTATTGCAGCCTACTGAATAATTAACCTGCGGTGTGCCGTGGCTCCGCTGTGTGTGGTAATCTGGCAAATGTACATACCTGAAACCAGCGCGCCCGTATTTACTGTACTCAGCGGAGACGTAAGCATTTCCTGATGCACAAGCTGTCCGTTTATATTATACATGCGAAGTACCGAAGGCTTCACGGCCGTGGCAGTGGTTTGCATTTGTACCTGAGCTGTGGCGGGATTGGGGAATAAAGTAAATGCCACAGTTTCATTGTTTATTTCTCCGCCTGTAGATACATTATTATCACCCCAGAAAGCGTGCAGTCCGCCGGAATAGTTGCCAATAATCAGGTCAATTACACCGTCGTTGTTTATATCTGCACCTGTAGGTGCAATGCGCGAACCAAAGCGGCGGTCGATGTACACCGAATCGGTGAGGGTAAATGTGCCGGTAAGGTTGTTGTCGATATTATCGTAACGGAAAAGATAGCCGCGTTCTGAACCTACGAGCAGCACCGAAGCGCCGTTTTCGCGAAACAGGAAGGGTGTGCTGTAGCCGGTGGTAAACATAACCTGATTTACGGTAACGCCGCCCAGAAACTGTGTAATTACTGTAAACTGCGGTGCCGTGGCGGTGCCGGTGTTGCGGAAATAGTTTACCCGGCCATCCTGTTCGCCGATCAGCAGATCAAGCTTGCCGTCGTTGTCCACATCCACCAACTGTGGTGTGGCAAAATTACCCACATCTATGCCCTGGTAATTGGCGCCGGCAAGCACAAAATTATCGGGCTGTCCGGGGTCTTTGCGGAAGAAATGAATTTTGCCCACTACATCACCCACAATCAAATCCTTGTCGCCATCGCCGTCAATATCACCAAAGGTGGGCGCCATTGCCACAATATTGAGGTTGAGCGCATTTATGCCGGCAAAGTCTGTGGTAAGTAACTGATAAATGGGCGATGCGTTGGTGCCGTTGTTCCTGAACAAGGCAATTTTTGAAGGATACGCCCCTGCACTGTTAAAATAGCCGTAGTTGCCCACAAACAAATCAAAATCACCATCGCCGTCGTAGTCATGCAGTGTGGGTGTAGCGCCTTCGCCCAGATCAATCATGTCTTTTTGCAAAAAGTTGCTTTCTACAAAAGAAGACACCACACTGTCGTTATCGCCGGTGTTTTTGTAAAGCCACACGCTGGTGTGGTTTTCAGAAGTATTCGGTGCGTTGGGCGCAAAAATCAGGTCCTTTTTCCCGTCGTTGTCAATATCCAGATGATAACCGCAGGGAAACAGCGGGATATTTACCGAATAACTTTGCGGATACACATAATCTACCAGATCCATTTGTGCAGCAGCGGGTGTGCCGCCATTACGCAGGTAAGTCATAAACGGGTTGGTTAAATCGCCAATCACCAGATCAAGGTCGGCATCGTTGTTGGTGTTGATGCATTCGATGCACGAACCGGCGTGGCGGCTGTTGTTTCCGGTGCGCAGCACAGGTGTTTGGGCCGGGTCAAGTGGTGCAATGGGGGGCGGAAGGCATGTAGTGCCAAGTGTAATGCTGGCATTTAGTGCATTTTCATCAAACTTGCCCCAGCACTGGTCTTCAAGTTTGTAATGCAGACTATCGCAAATGCCATAGGTTTCCATGCTGTAGTTGCGGTGCCATTCAACGGTGGTGCCGGCAATGCCAAAGGTGAGTACATCCATGTCGCCGTCGCCGTCCACATCGCGTATGGCGGGAATATCAACTGCACTTACATACAGGTTGCTCATGAAATTAGTGCTGTTTGGCGATAAATTGGTGTACACCAGAAACGACACCATTTGAAACTGAAGCCCCGATGAAAGAGTGGAAATATTTTTATACACCGAAAAGCCAGCCACCGAATAAGAGAAAATATCCATCTTCCCGTCGCAATTGTAATCGCGGAGCAACACCCAGTCGTGCAGGAGCGGGAAACGATTAATATACTCAGGCGCAAAACGGTAGTCGCTTTGGTTGGGTGTACCGTTATTTACCCATGTCAGTATTTTGTTTCCCGTGCGGTCAAACGAAAACAAATCCATGGTGCCGTCCTGG
This genomic window from Bacteroidota bacterium contains:
- a CDS encoding T9SS type A sorting domain-containing protein, with translation MKKLFLLFFLTFSIAAVSQSITITPETYAQLKLAGQLQPNTRYVFNATSTQAAHTRYSNPPVQLQSSNVCNCMIPLDSTFFVVPFQGSFPPDYRNDDFSSPGISLPFSFNYFGTPKNAVFINNNGNISFDTTYFNFTADSFPTTSVGMIAPFWADVDTRDSLSGLVYYKITPTYMVIKWDSVGYFNIHSDKRNSFQLIITNGLDSILPPGNNVGFCYGDMEWTTGDASAGVNGFGGVPATVGVNQGNGVDYFQVGRFDTSGYAFNGPYGTADEVSWLDDLEVYFNIGIQGNVPPFIMNSALCDTIDVFTGDTLRTMNQDSIQITFRFFTPEINQTVTASFTTNAPAGAMSTESIVMQNAYKEYICTFRAKDFPPGVYTITATASDNGFPAQTSTSTVIIRTYYDASVTGISEPAEVTSLQVYPNPGNTALTLRHDATVSDQLVFVLTDVSGRVVSETRINSHTQLIELSGVPAGLYFGSLVNEHGVVSSVKIIRN
- a CDS encoding YncE family protein, producing the protein MRAQRFLMLLGSAGIAAGMFVSGCRRDMPADLTERGYPVEIAKILITKCAVSGCHNAQSAGAAAGLDLSSWTSLMRGDRNGAVVIPYAHEYSTLFLFTNHFEDLGVFAEPTMPLQDEPLSREEVIRLRNWIDAGAPDANGYVAFSDNPNRAKYYVTNQGCDVVTVFDQQTGVQMRKIKVGAEGVIESPHNVKISPDGQFWYVVFSNGRYIEKYRCSDDAFVGRILLGPNSNIAYGSWNTFSITPDGQRAYVVDWNPNGRIAQVNLNTMQFELMFQGSGLLVQPHGSAIHPNGDTLYVTCNQGNYIYKFDISDPQFTTSPDKVVIDGTTQPLNTNSENPHDMIFSPDGTKLYITSQHSNKIRVLDAATMQLIATVPVGVYPQELAISRNSPYLFITCMEDTATYPGNRGSVYVINTNTNTVEASLNSGFQPHGVAVDDAKGICFVANRNVASGGPAPHHSTNCGGRNGNVVFIRFGDWRVIPGSKIEVAVDPYSCAVRP
- a CDS encoding TonB-dependent receptor; this encodes MRTFILLMFGAMLYLPLQAQQALAGCSLSLSGVVRDSGRSEVLPYAFIRLRHLGSGAVTATYADEKGRYGFRALCSGEYTAECSHLNCEMMRKTFSLTENTVLDFGLPHHEHTGPTVVISEQAPATGISQPREELSGRTLDQVRGKSLGEALTAITGVTALQTGSNIAKPMIHGLHSNRILILNNGVRQEGQQWGLEHAPEIDPFTAKRITVIKGAGSMRYGSDALGGVVLVEPGALRDSAGLGGEMHLAGFSNNREGNASLMVEQNFARLPSLSWRVQGTLRRGGNVNTPNYRLWNTGVSEANFSAAAGWHRERMEAEVYYSQFNTKIGIFSGSHIGNITDLYTAFNSVRPLAPDSFSYTIGRPFQQVEHELAKAKLHYHLSDVWTLEAVYARQYNKRLEYDKHRPRNDSLAALNRPDLSYEITSHFAEVLAEHKAVGRFTGAFGVTAQHQANTYAGRFFIPNFRNRTAAVWATERWHGDSLLTLEAGVRAEYRKLEVFKWENNVVITPVHTFANATAILGATFRFSEKAMLLINAGTAWRSPSVNELYSDGLHHGAASVEIGDRNLTPETAYNATAAFNWHEHEVMDAEVSVYYNYIAGFIFARPVMPPTVSIQGAFPTFRFSQANVTLRGADFSVRRTLSRGISATGKASILRAWNHDLNDWLILMPADRFELGLQYDWKDKKRIRNAYAGAGVQYVNKQFRVPQNSDFVAPPGAYTLVRMQAGASFVWANGQQINAGITVTNLLNETYRDYLNRFRYYADDMGRNIRLYVQIPFNFRPSNNSNNQH
- a CDS encoding T9SS type A sorting domain-containing protein, which gives rise to MKTIFTPVLAALLLTTPLAAQLTFNRVDTIPVVANSQLLPFPWAGGMNFCQFSEIDLDQDGTMDLFSFDRTGNKILTWVNNGTPNQSDYRFAPEYINRFPLLHDWVLLRDYNCDGKMDIFSYSVAGFSVYKNISTLSSGLQFQMVSFLVYTNLSPNSTNFMSNLYVSAVDIPAIRDVDGDGDMDVLTFGIAGTTVEWHRNYSMETYGICDSLHYKLEDQCWGKFDENALNASITLGTTCLPPPIAPLDPAQTPVLRTGNNSRHAGSCIECINTNNDADLDLVIGDLTNPFMTYLRNGGTPAAAQMDLVDYVYPQSYSVNIPLFPCGYHLDIDNDGKKDLIFAPNAPNTSENHTSVWLYKNTGDNDSVVSSFVESNFLQKDMIDLGEGATPTLHDYDGDGDFDLFVGNYGYFNSAGAYPSKIALFRNNGTNASPIYQLLTTDFAGINALNLNIVAMAPTFGDIDGDGDKDLIVGDVVGKIHFFRKDPGQPDNFVLAGANYQGIDVGNFATPQLVDVDNDGKLDLLIGEQDGRVNYFRNTGTATAPQFTVITQFLGGVTVNQVMFTTGYSTPFLFRENGASVLLVGSERGYLFRYDNIDNNLTGTFTLTDSVYIDRRFGSRIAPTGADINNDGVIDLIIGNYSGGLHAFWGDNNVSTGGEINNETVAFTLFPNPATAQVQMQTTATAVKPSVLRMYNINGQLVHQEMLTSPLSTVNTGALVSGMYICQITTHSGATAHRRLIIQ
- a CDS encoding thiol-disulfide oxidoreductase DCC family protein, with the translated sequence MSHEGKYIVLFDGVCNFCNAGVNRIITHDPKDRFRVAPLQSEIAVKLLEPFGIKAENLDSVALIENDKIYQRSSAALRIARRMSGAWPLLFVFIIVPPFLRDAVYDWVGRNRYKWWGKREACMVPTPEIRKKFLS